Below is a window of Halomicrobium mukohataei DSM 12286 DNA.
CGTGTTCAAACAGATCGAGGGCGTCGAGTCCATCACGTCGGGCTACGCCGGTGGCCACGTCGCGGACCCGAGTTACGACGCCGTCTGTTCGGGCGAGACCGGCCACGCCGAGTGCGTTCAGGTCGAGTACGACCCGGACGTGATCGACTACGGGGACGTGTTGACCGTCTTCTTCGCGACGCACGATCCGACGACGAAGAACCGACAGGGCCCCGACGTGGGCAGCCAGTACCGCTCGGCGGTCTTCTACCACGACGAGGCCCAGCGCGAGACCGTCGAAGCGATGATCGACGACCTC
It encodes the following:
- the msrA gene encoding peptide-methionine (S)-S-oxide reductase MsrA, which translates into the protein MSEPQTATVAGGCFWCTEAVFKQIEGVESITSGYAGGHVADPSYDAVCSGETGHAECVQVEYDPDVIDYGDVLTVFFATHDPTTKNRQGPDVGSQYRSAVFYHDEAQRETVEAMIDDLGDQYSDPIVTEVEPLETFYPAEQYHQDYYERNPDQGYCAVNIDPKLEKLNEQFRELLA